Proteins encoded within one genomic window of Brassica rapa cultivar Chiifu-401-42 chromosome A09, CAAS_Brap_v3.01, whole genome shotgun sequence:
- the LOC103841360 gene encoding ATP-dependent RNA helicase DEAH12, chloroplastic isoform X2, producing MDNELELARQKLGLVSLGESSTYRLYSKSLVSEEFIKDDTKLVGGSGLSLCDSNDNSKKLETNKALRNHRVLAAHPEATELAAIIQGMSWALKLGVKSIQFFCDDDSIILDYITGKAAPPNESIVVAKLLKQVAPLQARFTSCQALPLRTDINSSLIKLARDAIASQTTWREGDNEYETCPACYAHVSPRHKLEVRSGCFHRICFTCIRDCVSSQLARGDTLLCPYPGCEKELVLEDCRGIVEDDALNLIIHRKKEKAIPVLDRVYCPKPCCNFLMSDRDLPLGFSIDPRQKSVARTCVECGLCFCKKCHVPWHYKKTCDEFKKSQSYLTSDAALFESLVKTEGWMKCPQCTTVVQKNGGCQRISCRHCNHKFCYACGAACTRKKMSCNCSPQD from the exons ATGGATAATGAATTGGAATTGGCGAGGCAGAAGCTTGGTCTTGTTTCGCTGGGAGAATCTTCAACCTATCGGTTATATTCCAAGAGTTTGGTGAGTGAAGAGTTTATTAAGGATGATACGAAGCTGGTCGGTGGATCAGGCCTGTCTCTCTGTGACTCCAACGATAACTCGAAGAAATTGGAGACCAACAAAGCTCTGAGAAACCACCGAGTCCTGGCTGCGCACCCTGAAGCTACGGAATTGGCTGCCATAATTCAAGGGATGAGTTGGGCGTTGAAACTTGGTGTTAAAAGCATCCAATTCTTCTGTGACGACGATTCCATCATCTTGGATTAC ATAACAGGTAAAGCTGCACCACCGAACGAGTCCATTGTCGTAGCAAAACTTTTGAAGCAAGTGGCTCCTCTTCAGGCAAGATTCACGTCTTGCCAGGCACTCCCTCTGCGCACAGACATCAATTCTTCTCTCATTAAGCTCGCAAGAGATGCCATTGCTTCCCAAACCACATGGCGTGAAGGTGACAATGAGTATGAGACTTGTCCAGCCTGCTATGCACACGTTTCACCTCGTCACAAACTTGAGGTGAGGAGCGGTTGCTTCCACCGCATCTGCTTTACGTGCATAAGGGACTGTGTCTCATCCCAACTAGCACGAGGAGACACCCTACTCTGCCCTTACCCGGGTTGCGAGAAAGAACTTGTGCTAGAGGATTGTAGAGGTATTGTTGAAGATGATGCTCTTAATCTTATCATCCACCGCAAGAAGGAGAAGGCCATCCCCGTTTTAGACAGAGTCTACTGTCCCAAGCCTTGTTGTAACTTTTTGATGTCCGACCGCGACCTCCCACTCGGCTTCTCCATTGATCCTCGGCAAAAGTCAGTAGCACGCACGTGCGTCGAGTGCGGCTTGTGTTTCTGCAAAAAGTGCCATGTTCCATGGCACTACAAGAAGACGTGCGATGAGTTCAAGAAGTCCCAGTCTTACCTGACATCTGACGCTGCGCTTTTCGAGTCTTTAGTGAAGACAGAGGGATGGATGAAGTGTCCCCAGTGTACCACCGTCGTTCAAAAAAATGGCGGGTGCCAACGCATTAGCTGCAG ACATTGCAACCACAAGTTCTGTTACGCATGTGGGGCTGCGTGTACAAGGAAGAAAATGTCATGCAACTGCAGCCCACAAGACTAG
- the LOC103841360 gene encoding E3 ubiquitin-protein ligase RNF19B isoform X1: MDNELELARQKLGLVSLGESSTYRLYSKSLVSEEFIKDDTKLVGGSGLSLCDSNDNSKKLETNKALRNHRVLAAHPEATELAAIIQGMSWALKLGVKSIQFFCDDDSIILDYITGKAAPPNESIVVAKLLKQVAPLQARFTSCQALPLRTDINSSLIKLARDAIASQTTWREGDNEYETCPACYAHVSPRHKLEVRSGCFHRICFTCIRDCVSSQLARGDTLLCPYPGCEKELVLEDCRGIVEDDALNLIIHRKKEKAIPVLDRVYCPKPCCNFLMSDRDLPLGFSIDPRQKSVARTCVECGLCFCKKCHVPWHYKKTCDEFKKSQSYLTSDAALFESLVKTEGWMKCPQCTTVVQKNGGCQRISCRYFGHLLLRLILYYLSSTLIICVFFLFSHRHCNHKFCYACGAACTRKKMSCNCSPQD; encoded by the exons ATGGATAATGAATTGGAATTGGCGAGGCAGAAGCTTGGTCTTGTTTCGCTGGGAGAATCTTCAACCTATCGGTTATATTCCAAGAGTTTGGTGAGTGAAGAGTTTATTAAGGATGATACGAAGCTGGTCGGTGGATCAGGCCTGTCTCTCTGTGACTCCAACGATAACTCGAAGAAATTGGAGACCAACAAAGCTCTGAGAAACCACCGAGTCCTGGCTGCGCACCCTGAAGCTACGGAATTGGCTGCCATAATTCAAGGGATGAGTTGGGCGTTGAAACTTGGTGTTAAAAGCATCCAATTCTTCTGTGACGACGATTCCATCATCTTGGATTAC ATAACAGGTAAAGCTGCACCACCGAACGAGTCCATTGTCGTAGCAAAACTTTTGAAGCAAGTGGCTCCTCTTCAGGCAAGATTCACGTCTTGCCAGGCACTCCCTCTGCGCACAGACATCAATTCTTCTCTCATTAAGCTCGCAAGAGATGCCATTGCTTCCCAAACCACATGGCGTGAAGGTGACAATGAGTATGAGACTTGTCCAGCCTGCTATGCACACGTTTCACCTCGTCACAAACTTGAGGTGAGGAGCGGTTGCTTCCACCGCATCTGCTTTACGTGCATAAGGGACTGTGTCTCATCCCAACTAGCACGAGGAGACACCCTACTCTGCCCTTACCCGGGTTGCGAGAAAGAACTTGTGCTAGAGGATTGTAGAGGTATTGTTGAAGATGATGCTCTTAATCTTATCATCCACCGCAAGAAGGAGAAGGCCATCCCCGTTTTAGACAGAGTCTACTGTCCCAAGCCTTGTTGTAACTTTTTGATGTCCGACCGCGACCTCCCACTCGGCTTCTCCATTGATCCTCGGCAAAAGTCAGTAGCACGCACGTGCGTCGAGTGCGGCTTGTGTTTCTGCAAAAAGTGCCATGTTCCATGGCACTACAAGAAGACGTGCGATGAGTTCAAGAAGTCCCAGTCTTACCTGACATCTGACGCTGCGCTTTTCGAGTCTTTAGTGAAGACAGAGGGATGGATGAAGTGTCCCCAGTGTACCACCGTCGTTCAAAAAAATGGCGGGTGCCAACGCATTAGCTGCAGGTATTTTGGACATTTGTTATTGAGactgattttatattatttgtctTCGACTCTAATtatctgtgttttttttttattttctcacaGACATTGCAACCACAAGTTCTGTTACGCATGTGGGGCTGCGTGTACAAGGAAGAAAATGTCATGCAACTGCAGCCCACAAGACTAG
- the LOC103841361 gene encoding ABC transporter F family member 4 encodes MGKKKSDESAPPAKGKPSGKDSSKEPKKEKLSVSAMLASMDQKEDKPKKGSSSSRARPAPKKDSPYGDMDLPSSEDEDEGDSDEEQRQAEARRKLKSEQRHLDISVTDKEQKKREMKERAALQAIELAKREALRDDHDAFTVVIGSKTSVLEGEDTADANVKDITIESFSVSARGKELLKNASVKISHGKRYGLVGPNGMGKSTLLKLLAWRKIPVPKNIDVLLVEQEVVGDDKSALLAVVSANEELVKLREEAAALQNSSCDNEDDDDDSGEKLAELYERLQILGSDAAEAQASKILAGLGFTKEMQVRPTKSFSGGWRMRISLARALFVQPTLLLLDEPTNHLDLRAVLWLEEYLCRWKKTLVVVSHDRDFLNTVCTDIIHLHDQNLHFYRGNFDGFETGYEQRRKEMNKKFEIYDKQVKAAKRSGNRAQQEKVKDKAKFTAAKEASKSKGKGKAVDEDGPAPEAPRKWRDYSVEFHFPEPTELTPPLLQLIEVSFCYPNRPDFRLSDVDVGIDMGTRVAIVGPNGAGKSTLLNLLAGDLVPSEGEVRRSQKLRIGRYSQHFVDLLTMGETPVQYLLRLHPDQEGFSKQEAVRAKLGKFGLPSHNHLTPIAKLSGGQKARVVFTSISMSKPHILLLDEPTNHLDMQSIDALADALEEFSGGVVLVSHDSRLISRVCEDDEKSQIWVVEDGTVSFFDGTFEEYKEDLQREIRAEVDE; translated from the coding sequence ATGGGTAAGAAGAAGTCAGACGAGAGTGCCCCTCCCGCGAAGGGGAAGCCAAGTGGGAAAGATTCTTCTAAAGAACCCAAAAAGGAGAAGCTTTCTGTCTCTGCGATGCTTGCAAGCATGGATCAGAAAGAGGATAAACCCAAGAAAGGCTCTTCTTCATCCAGAGCCAGGCCTGCTCCTAAGAAGGATTCTCCCTACGGTGACATGGACCTTCCTTCTTCTGAGGACGAAGACGAAGGAGATTCTGATGAGGAGCAGAGACAGGCTGAAGCGAGGAGGAAGCTGAAGAGCGAACAGAGGCATCTCGATATCTCAGTGACTGATAAGGAGCAGAAGAAGCGAGAGATGAAGGAGAGAGCGGCTCTTCAGGCTATAGAGCTTGCGAAGAGGGAGGCTTTGAGGGATGACCATGATGCGTTCACTGTTGTTATTGGAAGCAAGACTTCTGTGCTTGAAGGGGAAGACACTGCTGATGCGAATGTTAAGGACATCACGATTGAGTCTTTTTCAGTCTCTGCTAGGGGTAAGGAGCTTTTGAAGAATGCTTCTGTTAAGATATCGCATGGGAAGaggtatggattggttgggcCTAATGGAATGGGGAAGTCTACTTTGTTGAAGCTTTTGGCGTGGAGGAAGATTCCAGTTCCGAAGAATATTGATGTTCTTCTTGTTGAGCAAGAGGTGGTTGGTGATGACAAGAGTGCTTTGCTAGCAGTTGTTTCCGCCAATGAGGAGTTGGTTAAGCTGCGGGAAGAAGCTGCAGCTCTTCAGAACTCGTCTTGTGACaacgaagatgatgatgatgattctggTGAGAAGCTTGCTGAGTTGTATGAGAGGCTACAGATATTAGGGTCAGATGCTGCTGAAGCACAGGCGTCCAAGATTCTCGCTGGGTTGGGTTTCACAAAAGAGATGCAAGTGCGTCCGACCAAGTCATTCAGTGGTGGATGGAGGATGAGAATTTCGTTAGCTAGAGCTCTCTTTGTGCAACCTACTCTTCTGTTGTTAGATGAGCCCACCAACCATCTTGACCTGAGAGCTGTTCTCTGGCTAGAGGAGTATCTCTGTCGCTGGAAGAAGACGTTGGTTGTTGTTTCGCACGACCGGGACTTCCTCAACACTGTCTGCACGGATATAATTCACTTGCATGACCAGAATCTCCACTTCTACCGTGGTAACTTCGACGGTTTCGAAACTGGATATGAGCAGAGACGCAAGGAGATGAACAAGAAGTTTGAGATTTACGATAAACAGGTGAAAGCAGCTAAGAGATCTGGAAACCGTGCTCAACAGGAGAAGGTGAAGGACAAGGCTAAGTTTACTGCAGCGAAAGAAGCGTCCAAGAGTAAGGGAAAAGGTAAGGCGGTGGATGAGGATGGACCAGCACCTGAAGCTCCGAGAAAATGGAGAGATTATAGCGTTGAGTTTCATTTCCCAGAACCAACCGAGCTCACTCCTCCTCTTCTGCAGTTGATTGAGGTTAGCTTCTGCTACCCGAACAGGCCAGACTTCAGGCTCTCAGATGTTGATGTGGGTATCGATATGGGTACAAGGGTCGCTATAGTTGGGCCTAACGGAGCTGGAAAGTCCACTCTTTTGAACCTTCTTGCTGGAGATTTAGTTCCGAGCGAAGGTGAAGTGAGGAGAAGCCAAAAGCTGAGGATTGGCAGATACTCTCAGCACTTTGTTGACCTGTTAACAATGGGGGAAACGCCAGTTCAGTATCTTCTTCGCCTTCATCCTGACCAAGAGGGGTTTAGCAAACAAGAGGCTGTGCGTGCTAAGCTAGGCAAGTTTGGGCTACCGAGTCACAACCACTTGACTCCGATTGCGAAACTGTCCGGTGGGCAAAAAGCTAGAGTTGTGTTTACTTCAATCTCAATGTCGAAGCCACACATATTGCTTCTCGACGAGCCTACGAATCACTTAGACATGCAGAGCATAGATGCGTTGGCTGATGCGCTAGAGGAGTTCAGTGGAGGAGTTGTGCTGGTGAGTCACGACTCGAGACTCATATCACGTGTCTGTGAGGATGATGAGAAGAGTCAGATTTGGGTTGTGGAAGACGGAACTGTGTCTTTCTTCGATGGCACGTTTGAAGAGTACAAGGAAGATCTCCAAAGAGAGATCAGAGCAGAGGTTGATGAGTGA
- the LOC103841363 gene encoding histone H2A variant 1, which yields MAGKGGKGLIATKTMAGNKDKDKDKKKPITRSARAGIQFPVGRIHRQLKTRVSAHGRVGATAAVYTASILEYLTAEVLELAGNASKDLKVKRITPRHLQLAIRGDEELDTLIKGTIAGGGVIPHIHKSLINKAIKE from the exons ATGGCAGGCAAAGGAGGTAAAGGTCTCATCGCTACAAAAACCATGGCTGGTAACAAGGACAAAGACAAGGACAAGAAGAAACCCATCACTCGCTCTGCTCGTGCTGGTATCCAG TTTCCGGTGGGTCGGATCCATAGGCAACTCAAGACGAGAGTTTCAGCACACGGAAGGGTCGGTGCCACTGCTGCTGTCTACACGGCTTCGATCCTCGAGTACTTAACTGCGGAGGTTCTTGAGTTAGCTGGAAACGCGAGCAAAGATCTGAAAGTGAAGAGGATCACTCCTAGGCATTTGCAGCTGGCTATCAGAGGAGATGAGGAGCTTGACACGCTCATCAAAGGAACTATTGCTGGAGGTGGTGTGATTCCTCACATCCACAAGTCTCTCATCAACAAGGCCATCAAGGAGtga
- the LOC103841364 gene encoding extensin-2-like, translating into MRPSSRMGPSAHITYALGVIIMAAMVAAYEPYSLPPLPSYSPSPKIEYNTPPLPYIHSSSPPPPLYYSPSPKIDYKSPPPPYVYSSPPPPYYSPSPKVDYKSPPPPYVYSSPPPPYYSPSPKVEYKSPPPPYVYSSPPPPPYYSPSPKVDYKSPPPPYVYSSPPPPPYYSPSPKVEYKSPPPPYVYSSPPPPPYYSPSPKVDYKSPPPPYVYSSPPPPPYYSPSPKVEYKSPPPPYVYSSPPPPPYYSPSPKVEYKSPPPPYVYSSPPPPYYSPSPKVEYKSPPPPYVYSSQPPPYYSPSPKVEYKSPPPPYVYSSPPPPPYYSPSPKVEYKSPPPPYVYSSPPPPPYYSPSPKVDYKSPPPPYVYSSPPPPTYYSPSPKVEYKSPPPPYVYSSPPPPYYSPSPKVVYKSPPPPYVYNSPPPPYYSPSPKVDYKSPPPPYVYSSPPPPPYYSPSPKVEYKSPPPPYVYSSPPPPYYSPSPKVVYKSPPPPYVYSSPPPPYYSPSPKVHYKSPPPPYVYSSPPPPYYSPSPKVHYKSPPPPYVYSSPPPPYYSPSPKVHYKSPPHPHVCVCPPPPPCYAPSPKVTYKSPPPPYVYSSPPPPYYSPSPKVYYKSPPPPYVYSSPPPPPYYSPSPKVEYKSPPPPYVYSSPPPPYYSPSPKVYYKSPPPPYVYNSPPPPPYYSPSPKVDYKSPPPPYVYSSPPPPYYSPSPKVEYKSPPPPATYY; encoded by the coding sequence atgaGACCTTCTTCCAGGATGGGGCCTTCAGCCCATATCACTTACGCCCTAGGCGTTATCATCATGGCAGCAATGGTTGCTGCGTATGAACCATACAGCTTGCCACCACTCCCTTCATATTCACCATCTCCAAAGATAGAATATAACACTCCTCCCCTACCATATATCCACAGTtcttcaccaccaccaccactataCTATTCTCCATCACCAAAGATTGACTACAAATCACCTCCTCCACCGTATGTCTACAGTTCCCCACCACCTCCTTACTATTCCCCATCACCTAAAGTTGACTACAAATCTCCCCCACCTCCATATGTCTACAGTTCTCCCCCACCACCATATTACTCACCATCTCCCAAAGTCGAGTATAAGTCTCCCCCACCACCATATGTATACAGTTCTCCCCCACCACCTCCGTACTACTCTCCATCACCAAAGGTAGATTAcaaatctcctccaccaccatatgtctacagttctccaccaccaccaccatattaTTCACCATCTCCTAAGGTTGAGTacaagtctcctccaccaccgtaTGTCTACagctctccaccaccacctccgtACTACTCTCCATCACCAAAGGTAGACTAcaaatctcctccaccaccgtaTGTCTACagttctccaccaccaccaccatattaTTCACCATCTCCTAAGGTTGAATacaagtctcctccaccaccatatgtttacagctcaccaccaccaccaccatactactcACCATCTCCTAAAGTTGAGTacaagtctcctccaccaccatatgtatacagttctccaccaccaccatactatTCACCATCTCCTAAGGTTGAATacaagtctcctccaccaccatatgtTTACAGCTCCCAaccaccaccatactactcACCATCTCCTAAAGTTGAGTACAAGTCTCCTCCTCCACCGTATGTATACAGttccccaccaccaccaccatactactcACCATCTCCTAAGGTTGAATAcaaatctcctccaccaccatatgtttacagttctccaccaccacctccatacTACTCGCCATCACCAAAGGTTGACTAcaaatctcctccaccaccatatgtctacagttctccaccaccaccaacaTATTATTCACCATCTCCTAAGGTTGAGTacaagtctcctccaccaccgtaTGTCTACagctctccaccaccaccatattaTTCCCCATCTCCTAAGGTTGTGTACAAGTCTCCTCCTCCACCGTATGTCTACaactcaccaccaccaccatactatTCTCCATCTCCCAAGGTAGATTacaagtctcctccaccaccatatgtTTACAGCTCCCCACCACCGCCACCATACTACTCACCATCTCCTAAAGTTGAGTACAAGTCTCCTCCTCCACCGTATGTATACagttctcctccaccaccatattATTCTCCATCTCCTAAGGTTGTATAcaaatctcctccaccaccgtaTGTCTACagttctccaccaccaccatattaTTCACCTTCTCCTAAGGTACACTacaagtctcctccaccaccatatgtttacagttctccaccaccaccatactactcTCCTTCTCCAAAGGTACACTACAAATCCCCTCCACCACCATATGTCTACagctctccaccaccaccatactatTCACCATCTCCTAAAGTTCATTACAAATCTCCACCACACCCGCATGTATGTGTCTGCCCACCACCTCCTCCATGTTATGCTCCTTCACCAAAAGTAACATAcaaatctcctccaccaccatatgtttacagttctccaccaccaccatactactcACCTTCACCTAAGGTGTATTacaagtctcctccaccaccatatgtttacagctcaccaccaccaccaccatactactcACCGTCTCCTAAGGTTGAATacaagtctcctccaccaccatatgtttacagctcaccaccaccaccatactactcACCTTCACCTAAGGTGTACTacaagtctcctccaccaccatatgtCTACAACTCTCCACCCCCACCACCATACTACTCTCCATCCCCTAAAGTAGACTACAAGTCCCCTCCACCTCCATATGTCTACagttctccaccaccaccttaTTATTCTCCTTCTCCAAAAGTTGAGTAcaaatctccaccaccaccagctACATATTACTGA